One Pseudomonas tolaasii NCPPB 2192 genomic window carries:
- a CDS encoding LysR family transcriptional regulator — protein sequence MISTRQLRYFVEIADSGSFSAAAERLFIAQSALSRQIKELETRLQTPLFERTARQPRLTAAGEAFYPRARNLLTELLKASELATQVGNGQLGTLRLSHSSTVPMSGALLRGIGAWLERCPGASLDIAKLSSEAQLEEIADGRLEVGLLRLPVLRQREGVRVVPLYSEQVLLAVPPNHPLAHSNSPVELAQLKDEAFISIPHPQRGGLSYLSAELCMRAGFFPKAARVMSRKTTQLQLIQAGFGIALLPKSMQDIAPANVRFLPLADPDCLSTVALACAQAPSALVEQFCQTLRECL from the coding sequence GTGATCTCCACCCGCCAACTGCGCTACTTCGTCGAAATCGCCGACAGCGGCAGCTTCAGCGCCGCCGCCGAGCGTCTGTTTATCGCGCAATCGGCCCTGAGCCGGCAGATCAAGGAGCTTGAAACCCGCTTGCAAACCCCGCTGTTCGAACGCACGGCCCGCCAGCCCCGGCTGACGGCAGCCGGTGAGGCGTTCTACCCGAGGGCGCGTAACCTTTTGACTGAGCTGCTCAAGGCCAGCGAATTGGCCACGCAGGTCGGCAATGGCCAGTTGGGCACTTTGCGCTTGAGCCATTCGAGCACTGTGCCGATGAGCGGGGCCTTGTTGCGGGGGATTGGCGCGTGGCTGGAGCGCTGCCCGGGGGCGTCGCTGGACATCGCCAAACTCTCCTCCGAAGCGCAACTGGAGGAAATCGCCGACGGTCGCCTGGAGGTCGGGCTGTTGCGCCTGCCGGTGTTGCGCCAACGTGAAGGGGTGCGTGTGGTGCCTTTATACAGTGAGCAAGTGTTACTCGCTGTGCCGCCGAATCACCCGCTGGCGCACAGCAACTCACCGGTCGAACTGGCGCAACTCAAGGACGAAGCGTTTATCTCGATACCCCACCCCCAGCGCGGCGGCCTGAGTTACCTGTCAGCCGAGTTGTGCATGCGTGCAGGATTTTTCCCCAAGGCGGCGCGGGTGATGTCACGCAAGACCACCCAGTTGCAGCTGATCCAGGCAGGCTTCGGTATTGCCTTGTTACCAAAATCCATGCAGGACATCGCCCCTGCCAACGTGCGCTTTTTACCCCTGGCCGACCCGGACTGCCTCAGCACCGTGGCTCTGGCCTGTGCCCAGGCACCCAGCGCGCTGGTCGAGCAATTCTGCCAAACCCTGCGCGAATGCCTATAA
- the xseA gene encoding exodeoxyribonuclease VII large subunit, which yields MIKDPFARLGLDREVLTVSQLNGRARVLLEDVFTNIWVEGEISNLARPASGHVYFTLKDSGAQVRCALFRNNAARVRQALKDGLAVKVRGKVSLFEGRGDYQLILDTVEPAGDGALRLAFDALKEKLSAEGLFSAERKVPLPAHPRRIGIISSPTGAVIRDIISVFRRRAPNVELTLIPTAVQGREAISQIVRALKLADARGFDALILARGGGSLEDLWCFNEEAVARAIDACVTPIVSAVGHETDVSISDFVADVRAPTPSAAAELLAPDASHLVRQVENLHRRLVMLMRNRLAHDRLRLEGMARRLRHPGERLRQQAQRLDDLDMRLRRAFERSLNTRRERLIRLETRLAGQHPGRQLALLRQRLDSLAERLPRAMREGLKARRLQLQSQVQTLQVVSPLATLGRGYSILLDERGQAIRNAAQTHTGQRLTARLGEGQLQVRVEDNHLTPVTLSLLD from the coding sequence ATGATTAAAGACCCGTTTGCCCGTTTGGGCCTGGACCGTGAAGTCCTGACTGTCAGCCAGCTCAACGGCCGTGCGCGGGTGTTGCTGGAGGACGTGTTTACCAATATCTGGGTCGAAGGCGAGATCTCCAACCTAGCCCGTCCGGCCTCCGGCCACGTGTATTTCACCCTCAAGGACAGCGGCGCCCAAGTGCGTTGCGCGCTGTTTCGCAACAACGCCGCGCGGGTGCGCCAGGCGTTGAAGGATGGCCTGGCGGTGAAAGTGCGCGGCAAGGTCTCACTGTTCGAAGGGCGCGGCGACTACCAATTGATCCTCGATACGGTGGAGCCGGCCGGTGACGGCGCGCTGCGCCTGGCCTTCGATGCGTTGAAGGAAAAGCTCAGCGCCGAAGGCCTGTTCAGTGCCGAGCGCAAGGTGCCGCTGCCGGCGCACCCTCGCCGCATTGGGATTATCAGCTCGCCGACCGGCGCGGTGATCCGCGACATCATCAGCGTATTCCGCCGCCGCGCCCCCAACGTTGAACTGACCCTGATCCCGACCGCCGTGCAGGGCCGCGAAGCCATTTCCCAGATTGTGCGCGCGTTGAAACTGGCGGATGCACGGGGCTTTGATGCACTGATCCTGGCCCGTGGCGGCGGTTCGCTGGAAGACCTTTGGTGTTTTAACGAAGAAGCCGTGGCCCGTGCGATTGACGCGTGCGTCACGCCCATCGTCAGCGCCGTTGGCCATGAAACCGATGTGTCCATCAGCGACTTCGTGGCGGACGTGCGCGCCCCGACGCCCTCCGCCGCCGCCGAACTGCTCGCGCCAGACGCCAGCCACCTCGTGCGCCAGGTTGAAAACCTGCACCGGCGTCTGGTGATGCTGATGCGCAACCGTCTCGCCCACGACCGCCTGCGCCTGGAAGGCATGGCCCGCCGCCTGCGCCACCCCGGCGAACGCCTGCGCCAGCAGGCCCAGCGCCTGGATGACCTGGACATGCGCCTGCGTCGTGCATTCGAGCGCAGCCTTAATACCCGTCGCGAGCGCCTGATCCGCCTGGAAACCCGCCTCGCCGGCCAACACCCCGGCCGTCAGTTGGCCCTGCTGCGCCAACGCCTGGACAGCCTCGCCGAACGCCTGCCCCGGGCCATGCGCGAAGGCCTCAAGGCGCGCCGCCTGCAACTGCAAAGCCAGGTGCAGACGCTGCAGGTGGTCAGCCCGCTGGCAACCCTGGGCCGTGGTTACAGCATCTTGCTGGACGAACGCGGCCAAGCCATTCGCAACGCTGCGCAAACCCATACCGGCCAGCGCCTGACCGCGCGACTGGGCGAAGGCCAATTGCAGGTGCGGGTGGAAGACAACCACCTGACGCCCGTCACCCTTTCGTTACTGGACTGA
- a CDS encoding M23 family metallopeptidase, with the protein MPRFLSLLMLVCLSLNAHADSYITRLLNKPVPGGVAVVDLGTSATAPKATYLNRPVLVVKEQNNWLAIVGIPLTVKPGTERITSAGKNLPFVVGFKKYPEQHITLKNKSQVNPDPAQLKRIEGELAVQLKAYRSFSPNTPSNLLLDKPVNGPLSSKFGVRRFFNGEERNPHSGLDFAVGAGTPIKTPAAGKVILTGNYFFNGNTVFVDHGQGFISMFCHMSKIDVKVGEQLPRGAVVGKVGSTGRATGPHMHWNISLNDARVDPAIFIGAFQP; encoded by the coding sequence ATGCCACGTTTTCTCAGCTTGTTGATGCTCGTTTGCCTGTCCCTCAACGCCCACGCCGACAGCTACATCACGCGCCTGCTGAACAAGCCGGTGCCCGGCGGCGTGGCGGTGGTCGACCTCGGCACGTCGGCCACGGCCCCCAAGGCCACGTACCTGAATCGGCCAGTGCTGGTGGTGAAGGAACAGAACAATTGGCTGGCGATCGTGGGGATTCCGCTGACCGTCAAACCCGGCACCGAACGCATCACCAGCGCCGGGAAAAACCTGCCGTTCGTGGTGGGTTTCAAAAAATACCCCGAGCAGCACATCACCCTGAAGAACAAAAGCCAGGTGAACCCCGACCCGGCGCAACTCAAGCGCATCGAGGGCGAACTGGCCGTGCAGCTCAAGGCCTACCGCAGCTTCAGCCCGAACACGCCAAGCAACCTTTTGCTGGACAAACCGGTGAACGGGCCATTGTCGAGCAAGTTTGGCGTGCGTCGTTTCTTTAATGGCGAAGAACGCAACCCGCATTCGGGTCTGGACTTCGCGGTCGGTGCCGGTACGCCGATCAAGACGCCGGCGGCGGGCAAGGTTATTTTGACCGGCAACTACTTCTTCAATGGCAATACGGTGTTTGTCGACCACGGCCAGGGGTTTATCAGCATGTTCTGTCATATGTCGAAGATCGACGTGAAAGTCGGCGAGCAACTGCCGCGCGGCGCGGTGGTGGGCAAGGTGGGTTCGACAGGCCGCGCGACCGGGCCACACATGCACTGGAACATCAGCCTCAATGACGCACGGGTTGACCCGGCGATCTTTATCGGCGCGTTCCAACCTTGA
- a CDS encoding sulfite exporter TauE/SafE family protein — translation MGLVELMSQWSFGGGQWLAIGAGIVAAYVVFGIAGFGTALVAGPILILFMPLSKIIPLLVLLDFVAAFGNLLQSRRDVDKPELLRLLPCMAIGCTLGVVFLLTLHSDLLLLLMGLFISAYAIYTLAVRARPAQLSKGWSIPMGTVGGLFGALFGSGGFLYAIYLNSRLPKDAARATQSALISCSTVVRLSLFLMAGVYADLPLLMLALCLLPAMALGVWWGRRLAMRMSREAFVRWVTWLVLASGVALIGRYLST, via the coding sequence ATGGGCCTGGTTGAACTGATGAGCCAGTGGTCGTTCGGCGGCGGGCAATGGTTGGCGATCGGCGCCGGCATCGTGGCGGCTTACGTTGTGTTCGGCATTGCCGGCTTCGGCACGGCATTGGTGGCGGGACCGATCCTCATCCTGTTCATGCCGCTGTCGAAGATTATCCCGCTGCTGGTGCTGCTGGATTTCGTGGCGGCGTTTGGCAACCTGTTGCAATCGCGACGGGATGTGGATAAGCCGGAGCTGTTGCGGCTGCTGCCATGCATGGCCATTGGTTGCACGCTGGGCGTGGTGTTTTTGCTCACCCTGCATTCGGATCTGTTGTTGCTGTTGATGGGGCTGTTTATCAGCGCTTATGCGATTTATACCCTGGCGGTGAGGGCTCGGCCCGCGCAGCTGTCAAAAGGTTGGTCGATTCCCATGGGCACGGTCGGCGGCTTGTTTGGTGCATTGTTTGGCAGTGGCGGCTTTTTATACGCGATCTACCTGAACAGTCGTCTGCCCAAGGACGCGGCGCGCGCCACCCAGAGTGCGTTGATCAGTTGCAGCACGGTGGTGCGCCTGAGCCTGTTCCTGATGGCTGGAGTGTATGCAGACTTGCCGCTGCTGATGCTGGCGCTGTGCCTGTTGCCGGCGATGGCATTGGGGGTGTGGTGGGGACGCAGGCTGGCGATGCGCATGTCCCGCGAGGCGTTTGTGCGGTGGGTGACGTGGCTGGTGTTGGCCAGCGGGGTTGCCTTGATCGGGCGTTACTTGAGTACTTGA
- the leuA gene encoding 2-isopropylmalate synthase: MSMLKDPSSKYRAFPTIDIPDRTWPSKTITQAPIWCSSDLRDGNQSLIEPMDAVKKLRFWKTLVAVGVKEIEASFPSASQTDFDFVRTLIEEGHIPDDTTIQVLTQAREDLIARTFESLRGAKKAIVHLYNATSPSFRRIVFNQDKDGVKAIAVNAAKLFVKYAAQQPETQWTFQYSPETFSATELEIAKEVCDAVIEVWNPTPEHKVILNLPATVECATPNIYADQIEWFGRHINRRDSVIISLHTHNDRGTGVAATELGLMAGADRVEGCLFGNGERTGNVDLVTVALNMYTQGLDPQLDFSDIDGVRKVVEECNQIQVHPRHPYVGDLVHTAFSGSHQDAIRKGFAQQKDDALWEVPYLPIDPADIGRSYEAVIRVNSQSGKGGIAYLLEQEYDISLPRRMQIEFSQVVQAETDRVGLEMTAPQIYALLQREYLQANTPYALVSHRLQEENGNSFVEVEVSGKGQGETNLHWKGKGNGALEALVAGLPIGVEIMDYNEHAIGAGTNAKAAAYIELRVNGERPVHGVGIDENITTASFKALFSALNRSLSQQEAKAA, encoded by the coding sequence ATGAGCATGCTCAAAGACCCGTCTTCGAAGTACCGCGCGTTCCCGACTATCGATATCCCAGACCGCACCTGGCCGTCGAAGACCATCACCCAAGCGCCGATCTGGTGCAGTTCCGACCTGCGTGATGGCAACCAGTCGCTGATCGAGCCGATGGACGCGGTGAAAAAGCTGCGTTTCTGGAAGACTCTGGTAGCGGTCGGCGTGAAGGAAATCGAAGCATCGTTCCCATCCGCCTCGCAAACCGACTTTGACTTCGTGCGTACCCTGATCGAAGAAGGCCATATCCCGGACGACACCACCATCCAGGTGCTGACCCAGGCCCGTGAAGACCTGATCGCGCGCACTTTCGAGTCGCTGCGCGGTGCGAAAAAAGCCATCGTTCACCTGTACAACGCCACGTCGCCATCCTTCCGTCGCATTGTGTTCAACCAGGACAAGGACGGCGTCAAAGCCATCGCGGTCAACGCGGCCAAGCTGTTCGTCAAATACGCCGCCCAACAGCCGGAAACCCAGTGGACGTTCCAGTACTCGCCGGAAACCTTCAGCGCCACTGAACTGGAGATCGCCAAAGAAGTGTGCGATGCGGTCATTGAGGTATGGAACCCGACGCCTGAACACAAGGTGATCCTCAACCTGCCGGCCACCGTGGAGTGCGCCACGCCGAACATCTATGCCGACCAGATCGAATGGTTCGGCCGCCATATCAACCGTCGTGACAGCGTGATCATCAGCCTGCACACCCACAACGACCGTGGCACCGGTGTGGCCGCCACCGAGCTTGGCCTGATGGCCGGCGCCGACCGTGTCGAAGGCTGCCTGTTCGGCAACGGCGAGCGCACCGGTAACGTCGACCTCGTGACCGTGGCACTGAACATGTACACCCAGGGCCTGGACCCGCAGCTGGACTTCTCCGACATCGACGGCGTGCGCAAAGTCGTCGAAGAGTGCAACCAGATTCAGGTGCACCCACGTCACCCGTATGTCGGCGACCTGGTACACACCGCGTTCTCCGGCTCCCACCAGGACGCAATCCGTAAGGGCTTCGCCCAGCAGAAAGACGACGCCCTGTGGGAAGTGCCGTACTTGCCGATCGACCCGGCCGATATCGGTCGCAGCTACGAAGCGGTGATCCGTGTGAACAGCCAGTCGGGCAAGGGTGGCATCGCCTACCTGCTGGAGCAGGAGTACGACATCAGCTTGCCGCGCCGCATGCAGATCGAATTCAGCCAAGTGGTACAGGCTGAAACCGACCGCGTGGGCCTGGAGATGACCGCACCGCAGATCTACGCCTTGCTGCAGCGTGAATACCTGCAAGCCAACACGCCGTATGCGCTGGTCAGCCATCGCCTGCAGGAAGAGAACGGCAACAGCTTTGTCGAGGTGGAAGTCTCGGGCAAAGGCCAGGGCGAAACCAACCTGCACTGGAAAGGCAAAGGCAACGGCGCCCTGGAAGCACTGGTGGCTGGCCTGCCGATTGGCGTGGAGATCATGGATTACAACGAACACGCCATCGGTGCGGGTACCAATGCCAAGGCCGCGGCGTACATCGAACTGCGTGTAAATGGCGAGCGCCCAGTGCATGGCGTGGGCATTGATGAAAACATCACCACCGCCAGCTTCAAGGCGCTGTTCAGCGCACTGAACCGCTCGCTGAGCCAGCAGGAAGCCAAGGCGGCGTAA